The following proteins come from a genomic window of Lachnoclostridium phytofermentans ISDg:
- a CDS encoding glycoside hydrolase family 43 protein, protein MRQEYCNPVQRGFFPDPSVIRVGDDYYMVNSSFQYFPAIPISHSKDMVHWHIIGHAITNPEYLPLEDIKDSHGIWAPDISYHDGTFYIYATLRLNGSGTRGNNVLRRQLLVTSKTPEGPYSAPTWLEVDAIDPSHFVDDDGKHYMVIAKAATVIPLSDDGKRVIGEPFAAWTGTGECCPEGPHILKKDGYYYAIVAEGGTGYGHGINVARSKNLYGPYEECPYNPVLRQFKEDSPIQRTGHGKLVQTQNGDWWMYYLLGRPNQGRYTTVGRESGLDPVTWTEDGWFIVNEGKGPSERQIAPDLKPHVFERNLKDDFEEEKLNLDWEFVRNPDYGSCSSTERPGYFRIWTRDGRLDEIRAKNTLVRREQELSYEAETKVEFYPTKDGEQAGLTCYYSTATYARFSLCYEGGRKLQLVINRNHGEELMAEVLDIKERAVYLKVIVEKLTRSFYYSYDGKEWTLAGVLENCIYLCDEGVPDDPKRHTGTLVGIYANNGGCGSRIPADFDYFYYQE, encoded by the coding sequence ATGAGACAAGAATATTGTAATCCAGTACAACGAGGATTTTTCCCAGATCCGTCTGTTATTCGCGTTGGAGATGATTATTACATGGTGAATTCCTCCTTTCAATACTTCCCGGCAATTCCTATTTCACATTCCAAGGATATGGTTCACTGGCATATTATAGGACATGCGATAACGAATCCTGAATATCTTCCATTAGAGGATATCAAAGATTCACACGGTATTTGGGCACCAGATATTTCGTACCATGATGGAACCTTTTACATTTATGCGACACTTCGTTTAAACGGTAGCGGTACCAGAGGAAATAATGTTCTTCGAAGACAGCTTTTGGTTACTTCAAAGACACCGGAAGGTCCTTACTCTGCACCTACTTGGCTCGAAGTAGATGCGATTGATCCATCCCATTTTGTCGATGACGATGGAAAGCACTATATGGTAATTGCGAAAGCAGCTACCGTTATTCCATTAAGTGATGATGGAAAACGTGTGATTGGTGAACCATTTGCAGCATGGACTGGAACAGGAGAGTGTTGTCCAGAGGGACCACACATTTTAAAAAAGGATGGGTACTACTATGCTATCGTTGCAGAAGGTGGAACTGGGTATGGGCATGGAATAAATGTGGCACGTTCTAAAAACTTATATGGTCCTTATGAGGAGTGCCCTTATAATCCAGTACTGCGTCAGTTTAAGGAGGATTCTCCTATTCAGCGTACCGGTCATGGGAAATTGGTTCAGACACAAAATGGTGACTGGTGGATGTATTATTTACTTGGTAGACCAAACCAAGGGAGATATACGACCGTTGGTAGAGAATCTGGCCTTGATCCAGTTACCTGGACAGAGGATGGCTGGTTTATCGTAAATGAAGGGAAAGGTCCAAGTGAAAGACAGATAGCTCCAGACCTTAAACCACATGTCTTTGAGAGAAATTTAAAGGACGATTTTGAGGAAGAGAAGCTTAATTTAGATTGGGAATTTGTTCGAAATCCTGACTATGGTAGCTGTTCGTCAACAGAGAGACCTGGATACTTTCGCATCTGGACAAGAGATGGTAGATTAGATGAGATTCGTGCTAAGAATACTTTAGTTCGTAGAGAGCAAGAACTATCTTATGAAGCAGAAACAAAAGTAGAATTCTACCCAACCAAAGATGGTGAGCAGGCAGGTTTAACTTGTTATTATAGTACGGCCACTTATGCAAGATTTTCTCTTTGCTATGAAGGAGGAAGAAAACTTCAGCTTGTAATAAATCGAAATCATGGAGAAGAATTGATGGCGGAAGTTCTAGACATCAAGGAAAGAGCAGTTTATCTAAAAGTAATAGTGGAGAAGTTAACCCGTAGTTTTTATTATAGCTACGATGGTAAGGAGTGGACTTTGGCTGGAGTATTAGAAAATTGTATTTACCTTTGCGATGAGGGTGTTCCAGATGATCCAAAGCGCCATACCGGCACTTTAGTAGGCATTTATGCCAACAACGGAGGTTGCGGTTCTAGAATACCAGCAGACTTTGATTATTTTTATTATCAGGAATAG
- a CDS encoding sensor histidine kinase encodes MIKKLSIRARLTALSILALTTCCIGLTTILNLSAYHMADVIEAIPITPAYEVSKDATAIEQAPLLSRTTTTPSEGSQIARTRFLYQSIIYMVLIVTIGGGLTYYITGKALMPLRVLSHQMKNRTVHNLSEDLPVPEIHDEIADLTVSFNQMSSKLEEAFAMQKRFSQSAAHELRTPLTVLRTKVDVFKKKKEHTSEEYDNLLSVITTHTNRLSELVKDLLDLTNMDDLDYDEQIELNALLQDVVEELIPLTKEKNITINVNGTSKSIAGNKSLLHRAFYNLVENAIKYNTENGTVDICIGDSADHAVVTIADTGIGIPKELEELIFEPFFRVDKSRSRQIGGAGLGLSTVKTIIEKHNGVVSVSENETAGSRFTIQL; translated from the coding sequence ATGATAAAAAAGCTATCCATTCGTGCTCGTCTTACTGCTCTTAGTATCTTAGCACTTACCACCTGCTGTATTGGCTTAACTACTATTTTAAACCTCTCTGCATATCACATGGCAGATGTAATCGAAGCTATTCCAATCACGCCGGCATACGAGGTTTCTAAGGATGCAACTGCTATAGAACAAGCCCCCTTGCTTAGTAGGACAACAACCACACCGTCAGAAGGCTCCCAAATAGCGCGAACTCGTTTCTTATATCAAAGCATTATATATATGGTGTTGATCGTGACCATAGGCGGTGGACTTACCTACTATATTACAGGGAAAGCCTTAATGCCGTTACGGGTGTTGAGTCACCAGATGAAAAATCGTACGGTGCACAATCTGTCTGAGGATTTACCGGTGCCAGAAATTCACGATGAGATTGCAGATCTGACGGTTTCCTTTAACCAAATGTCCAGCAAATTAGAAGAAGCCTTTGCCATGCAAAAACGTTTTTCCCAAAGTGCCGCCCATGAGCTACGTACGCCGCTTACAGTGCTAAGAACAAAGGTGGATGTGTTTAAAAAGAAAAAAGAACATACATCCGAAGAATATGATAATTTACTATCGGTCATCACCACTCATACAAACCGACTGTCAGAGCTAGTGAAGGATTTATTAGACCTGACCAATATGGACGATCTAGACTATGATGAACAAATCGAACTAAACGCATTGCTCCAAGATGTTGTGGAGGAGTTGATTCCTCTTACGAAAGAAAAAAATATTACGATTAATGTAAATGGCACATCAAAAAGCATAGCTGGAAACAAAAGTCTGCTGCACAGAGCCTTTTACAATCTAGTCGAAAACGCCATCAAATATAATACCGAAAACGGAACAGTTGACATTTGCATTGGGGATTCGGCAGACCATGCTGTTGTAACGATTGCGGACACAGGTATCGGAATACCGAAGGAGCTAGAAGAGTTAATTTTTGAACCCTTCTTTCGTGTGGATAAATCTCGTTCAAGACAAATAGGTGGCGCAGGTTTAGGACTGTCAACCGTGAAAACAATAATAGAAAAGCATAACGGGGTCGTGTCCGTTTCCGAAAATGAAACAGCGGGCAGTCGATTCACCATACAATTATAA
- a CDS encoding response regulator transcription factor yields the protein MRILIVEDEIDLCDTIAEGLQIDGYAVDTCYHGDVAYELISTETYDLVVLDLNLPGMDGIDILSDLRKTNKDMKILILSARSSVSDKVLGLDIGANDYLAKPFAFEELEARIRSLLRRSFVQENSVLVWNEISLDTVGRTVSVSGIDVTMTKKELALLEYFLLNQSKVISQEELMEHVWNMEADSFSNAVRVHIASLRKKLKIALGYDPIATKIGEGYFLNGGGSL from the coding sequence ATGCGGATTTTAATCGTTGAGGATGAAATTGATTTATGCGATACCATCGCAGAGGGATTACAAATAGATGGATATGCCGTTGATACCTGTTATCATGGAGATGTGGCATATGAACTTATCTCCACAGAAACCTATGATCTTGTTGTGTTGGACTTAAATCTTCCTGGTATGGATGGCATTGATATCTTGTCAGATCTTAGAAAAACAAATAAGGATATGAAAATTCTTATTTTATCCGCTCGAAGCAGCGTGTCCGATAAGGTTTTGGGGTTAGATATCGGTGCAAATGATTACCTAGCAAAGCCTTTTGCTTTTGAGGAACTAGAAGCACGTATTCGTAGTCTGTTGCGACGCTCCTTCGTACAGGAAAACTCGGTGCTCGTATGGAACGAAATTTCCTTAGATACAGTTGGACGCACGGTATCTGTAAGTGGCATCGATGTTACTATGACCAAAAAAGAGCTGGCCTTGTTGGAGTATTTTCTTTTGAATCAAAGCAAGGTCATCAGTCAGGAAGAGCTGATGGAGCACGTTTGGAATATGGAAGCAGATAGCTTTAGTAACGCTGTGCGAGTGCACATTGCTTCTCTGCGTAAAAAGCTTAAGATAGCACTTGGATATGATCCCATCGCAACCAAAATCGGCGAGGGTTATTTTTTGAACGGCGGTGGATCACTATGA
- a CDS encoding ABC transporter ATP-binding protein/permease yields MFLIRNVSKQFGDEYALRNISMTIGKGLNFIIGSSGSGKTTLLKIISGMEQKFDGEVFYCGQDVKALTEQEKSYYYNNIFGFVWQDFNLLDDLTVLENIMLPQFLKHGQDKKAIMKVLRELKISELDNQKVGKLSGGQKQRVAIARELMKNPQVIIADEPTSALDEKSSKTTMDILRDIAKNRTVIVVTHDTSLIDQSAKVYELDKGELTAATEEVSIKEEKADTLKPHKLSFASACKLSLSNIKSKWNRTITTALSLVVAATLLLVTVSGAITDSSQSAFDKLFETYGESILDISIVGSFMSAGGTDGSQKDEPNANVDQNIDGLYDKYLNDKRVSHIVFTQHYNDIKVSADGKEYSIDTGSSVPTVNKLIAGKMPMGEDNEIVVPKSFIEKLGVSAEEALGKTIDFKGNIYNWDSGEPVSMPVSTTANIVGVVDTTVKYEYGGQLMEYSVDDAFFFSRSALNEMRTQADIKNGEGNFTIRTKTPADLIAIKDELNAEGIVPLGRFELVEDMVRLNDQTTEQSGSAILVIGILAAVIILSVSLMTALTRRREYAIFKVSGYANQHLLLMTASEFMILAAASGILFLCISPLINLATTALWSVNILNGNLLFAGVLLVLVMGILACTTTTIAGIMTKASASLKTGDR; encoded by the coding sequence ATGTTTTTAATAAGAAATGTATCCAAGCAATTCGGGGATGAATATGCCCTTAGAAATATTTCTATGACCATTGGCAAGGGGCTGAATTTTATTATTGGTTCCTCTGGCAGCGGTAAAACTACGCTGCTAAAAATCATCAGTGGTATGGAACAAAAATTTGACGGTGAGGTTTTTTATTGTGGGCAAGATGTAAAAGCACTCACCGAGCAGGAAAAAAGCTATTACTATAATAATATATTCGGCTTTGTGTGGCAGGATTTTAACCTGTTAGATGATTTGACAGTTTTGGAAAACATCATGCTTCCACAATTTTTAAAACATGGTCAAGATAAAAAAGCAATTATGAAGGTGTTACGCGAACTAAAAATTAGTGAGCTTGACAATCAAAAGGTAGGTAAGTTATCTGGCGGTCAAAAGCAGCGTGTGGCAATAGCTAGAGAGCTGATGAAAAATCCACAAGTCATCATTGCAGATGAGCCAACCAGTGCTTTGGATGAAAAATCCTCAAAAACTACAATGGATATTTTGCGTGACATTGCCAAAAACAGAACTGTGATTGTGGTTACTCACGATACCTCGCTGATTGACCAGAGTGCCAAGGTTTATGAGCTTGATAAGGGTGAATTGACCGCTGCTACCGAGGAGGTTTCCATAAAGGAAGAAAAAGCTGATACATTAAAACCTCACAAGCTTTCTTTTGCGAGTGCCTGTAAACTGTCTTTAAGTAACATCAAAAGTAAGTGGAATCGTACAATTACTACCGCGCTTTCACTGGTGGTTGCTGCAACCCTTCTGTTAGTCACAGTCAGTGGTGCGATTACAGACAGTAGTCAATCTGCCTTCGACAAATTGTTTGAAACCTATGGTGAAAGCATTTTGGATATCAGCATCGTGGGGAGCTTTATGAGTGCAGGTGGAACAGATGGCTCCCAAAAGGATGAGCCAAACGCCAATGTAGACCAAAATATTGATGGGCTGTATGATAAATATCTGAATGACAAGCGAGTGTCCCACATCGTATTCACGCAACACTACAACGACATTAAGGTATCAGCAGATGGCAAAGAGTACAGCATCGACACAGGCAGTTCCGTCCCTACTGTCAACAAGCTAATTGCAGGCAAAATGCCTATGGGAGAAGATAACGAAATTGTTGTCCCAAAAAGCTTTATTGAAAAGCTAGGTGTTTCAGCGGAAGAAGCACTAGGTAAAACCATTGACTTTAAAGGAAACATCTATAACTGGGACAGTGGTGAGCCTGTTTCAATGCCGGTGTCTACCACAGCGAACATCGTTGGTGTGGTAGACACCACAGTCAAATATGAATACGGTGGTCAGTTGATGGAATATTCCGTGGATGACGCCTTCTTTTTTAGTAGATCTGCACTAAATGAGATGCGCACACAAGCGGACATAAAAAACGGCGAAGGGAATTTTACAATCCGCACCAAGACACCTGCTGATCTAATTGCTATTAAGGATGAACTCAATGCAGAAGGTATCGTCCCACTAGGGCGTTTTGAACTGGTGGAGGATATGGTACGTTTAAATGACCAGACTACCGAACAGTCCGGTTCTGCTATCCTCGTTATCGGTATCTTGGCAGCAGTAATCATTCTTTCGGTATCCTTAATGACCGCTCTAACACGTAGGAGAGAATATGCGATTTTTAAAGTAAGTGGATATGCAAACCAGCACCTCTTACTGATGACGGCTTCGGAATTTATGATTTTAGCAGCAGCATCTGGCATTCTATTCCTATGCATTTCTCCTCTTATAAACTTAGCAACCACTGCACTTTGGAGTGTCAATATATTAAACGGAAATCTACTTTTTGCTGGAGTGTTACTTGTCCTTGTAATGGGCATCCTTGCCTGTACAACCACAACCATTGCAGGTATTATGACTAAGGCGTCTGCCTCACTAAAGACAGGAGATCGTTAA
- a CDS encoding 4Fe-4S binding protein: MAKNKNRWKVQAAATLLTNSHISGFFTGKIYKGKLKSICVPGLNCYSCPGAIGSCPIGSLQAVIGSSKFKFSYYIVGLLILFGVLLGRLVCGFLCPFGWFQELLHKIPTKKFSTKKLKALTYMKYVILVVFVIILPMTIINEVGMGDPWFCKWLCPAGILEGALPLSIVDSGIRAALGTLFTWKSCLLVGIVTLSVFFYRPFCKWICPLGAFYALFNKLSFYRFNIDKEKCTSCKACAKVCKMDVEVYKSPNHNECIRCGDCIRTCPHGAICKSINLRKEDKKNEKMA, encoded by the coding sequence TTGGCTAAGAATAAAAACAGATGGAAAGTGCAAGCAGCCGCCACGCTACTGACTAACTCCCATATAAGTGGATTTTTTACAGGAAAAATCTATAAAGGTAAGCTGAAAAGCATTTGTGTTCCAGGGCTTAATTGTTATTCCTGCCCTGGAGCGATAGGCTCCTGTCCCATTGGCTCTCTGCAAGCAGTAATCGGTTCCTCAAAATTTAAATTCTCCTATTATATTGTAGGGTTATTGATTTTATTTGGCGTCTTGCTTGGACGGTTAGTATGTGGATTCCTCTGTCCATTTGGATGGTTTCAGGAACTCCTACACAAGATTCCGACTAAAAAATTCAGTACAAAAAAGCTGAAAGCATTGACCTATATGAAATATGTTATTCTAGTTGTATTTGTCATTATCCTACCTATGACCATTATAAACGAGGTGGGAATGGGCGATCCATGGTTTTGCAAGTGGCTTTGCCCTGCGGGTATATTAGAGGGCGCACTACCACTTTCCATTGTGGACAGCGGAATAAGGGCAGCACTTGGTACGTTGTTTACATGGAAAAGCTGCTTGCTGGTTGGAATTGTTACCTTGTCCGTTTTCTTCTATCGCCCATTCTGTAAGTGGATCTGTCCTTTGGGAGCTTTTTACGCTCTGTTTAATAAATTGTCTTTTTATCGGTTTAACATTGATAAAGAGAAATGTACAAGCTGCAAAGCCTGTGCAAAAGTCTGTAAAATGGATGTAGAGGTTTATAAATCACCCAATCATAACGAATGTATCCGCTGCGGAGATTGTATTCGTACCTGTCCCCACGGCGCAATTTGTAAAAGTATCAATTTAAGAAAAGAGGATAAGAAAAATGAAAAAATGGCTTAG
- a CDS encoding ABC transporter ATP-binding protein/permease translates to MLQVNHVTKKYGNAIILENSSYTFPSKGIVCLMGASGGGKTTLLNLLAGFDTDYEGEILVGGTLISGMDAEKLCQYRRDNIGFVFQNYHLLPGYTASENVLLASALSKDSPDASRQKAATLLTRLGIGEKENQKVENLSGGQKQRVAIARALMSDPQIIFADEPTGALDRTTSTEIMKLLQEISRDRLVVVITHDAKICEFADEIIHIKEKKIIEERVIRRDVTDEKALVVGSSPKISIFSRAVKNFKVHLTRYAAVSLSISIGLLAFLFSLSFGNVMERSIDDFKTKNTAFNNGYIKGADDGTILEYLKKDERIENVYYQYKLRNLTLSTGDKSEQIAEKFPTPKATESLSYGVMPRLGQNEIAITPSLAKKFDSDIKKLLGKEFILELDGQKHKLTMSGIYNAGYDDFIVSSDIEQQFYKNITDEKNYSISYDVKEFSDIVGVSNVLKLRGITAKTASDEVYALQNTFHSLNKLFLVISFLILAISLFICTILLNKLQNTRYHEIGLLSALGFSRQQISSMIRCENLLLSSLATVVNLILLFASILLGKLLDFALIFTGAQVVLSIVATFAIVMLLSAVASYKLIRTEPAIALKK, encoded by the coding sequence ATGTTACAAGTAAATCATGTGACAAAAAAATATGGAAATGCCATTATATTAGAAAACAGTAGCTATACCTTTCCTTCCAAAGGTATCGTGTGCCTAATGGGTGCGTCTGGTGGTGGTAAAACCACCCTGCTTAACCTTCTTGCTGGATTCGATACTGATTACGAAGGAGAAATCCTGGTAGGAGGCACATTAATTAGCGGAATGGACGCTGAAAAGCTCTGTCAGTATCGCCGGGATAACATCGGCTTTGTGTTCCAAAATTATCACCTGCTTCCAGGTTATACCGCATCGGAAAATGTGCTACTTGCATCCGCACTGTCGAAAGATTCTCCAGATGCTAGCCGACAAAAAGCCGCAACACTTTTAACGCGACTAGGAATTGGAGAAAAGGAAAATCAAAAAGTGGAAAACCTCTCTGGCGGGCAAAAGCAACGTGTTGCGATCGCCAGGGCCTTGATGAGTGACCCGCAAATCATATTCGCTGATGAGCCTACCGGTGCTCTTGACCGCACGACCTCAACAGAAATTATGAAGCTGCTGCAAGAAATATCTAGGGACAGACTTGTTGTGGTAATTACTCACGATGCAAAAATTTGCGAATTTGCCGATGAGATCATTCACATTAAGGAGAAAAAAATCATAGAGGAGCGGGTAATAAGACGCGATGTGACAGACGAAAAAGCGTTGGTAGTCGGTTCGTCGCCTAAGATTTCTATATTCTCTCGCGCTGTGAAAAACTTTAAGGTGCACTTAACGCGTTATGCTGCGGTATCTCTCTCTATCTCCATTGGCTTACTTGCCTTCCTGTTTTCTCTATCCTTTGGCAATGTGATGGAACGCTCTATCGACGACTTTAAGACCAAGAACACCGCCTTTAATAATGGCTATATCAAGGGTGCGGACGATGGTACAATACTCGAATATCTTAAGAAGGACGAACGCATCGAAAACGTGTATTATCAGTATAAGCTTCGTAATCTCACTTTATCGACAGGTGATAAATCAGAGCAGATAGCGGAGAAGTTTCCGACGCCAAAAGCGACCGAGAGCTTATCTTATGGTGTGATGCCTCGTCTCGGACAAAATGAGATTGCAATCACACCAAGCCTTGCTAAGAAATTTGATTCAGACATTAAGAAACTTCTAGGAAAAGAGTTTATATTAGAACTGGATGGACAAAAACATAAGCTTACTATGAGTGGAATCTATAACGCTGGCTATGATGATTTTATTGTCAGCTCTGATATTGAGCAACAATTTTATAAAAATATTACGGATGAAAAAAACTATTCTATTAGCTATGATGTCAAGGAATTTTCCGATATCGTAGGGGTTAGCAACGTCCTAAAGTTACGGGGAATCACTGCCAAAACGGCCTCTGACGAGGTGTACGCGCTACAAAACACGTTTCACAGTCTTAATAAATTATTTCTTGTGATTTCCTTTTTGATTTTGGCAATTAGTTTGTTCATCTGCACTATTTTGCTGAACAAGCTACAAAACACTCGTTATCACGAAATAGGACTGTTGTCAGCTCTTGGGTTTAGCAGACAGCAAATCAGCTCGATGATTCGATGTGAAAATTTGTTGCTGTCCTCCCTCGCCACAGTAGTAAACCTCATTCTCCTTTTCGCCAGCATATTACTTGGTAAACTGCTTGATTTCGCGCTGATTTTTACAGGAGCGCAGGTCGTTTTATCCATAGTGGCTACCTTTGCCATTGTTATGCTTCTAAGTGCTGTAGCGAGCTATAAGTTAATACGTACCGAGCCAGCGATAGCACTGAAAAAGTGA
- a CDS encoding CD1871A family CXXC motif-containing protein: MKNKLPIFLFFSAITLIGIGAFRGEALEVLNKGINLCLECVGIG; the protein is encoded by the coding sequence ATGAAGAATAAGCTACCGATTTTCCTATTCTTTTCAGCCATTACTTTGATTGGAATCGGTGCTTTTCGTGGCGAGGCACTGGAAGTGTTAAATAAGGGAATCAATCTGTGTTTGGAGTGCGTGGGTATTGGCTAA
- a CDS encoding deoxycytidylate deaminase, with protein MERRDKVNYYLDIAETVSKRSTCLRRIYGAVIVNNDEIIATGYVGAPRGRANCSDLNYCIRTKLSVPRGERYELCRSVHAEANAIISAPREKMLGSTLYLVGFEMPDMTYIQNANSCSMCKRMIINAGIESVVIRDSKEDYRIIEVNDWIENDESLDGVRGY; from the coding sequence ATGGAACGTAGAGACAAAGTGAATTACTATCTTGATATTGCAGAAACAGTTTCCAAACGTAGTACTTGTCTTAGAAGAATTTATGGAGCAGTGATTGTAAATAATGATGAGATTATTGCAACCGGCTATGTCGGAGCGCCCAGAGGAAGAGCAAATTGTTCTGATCTGAATTATTGCATACGCACTAAACTTTCGGTACCACGAGGAGAACGTTATGAGCTATGCCGTAGTGTACATGCAGAAGCAAATGCAATTATTAGTGCACCAAGAGAAAAGATGCTTGGATCAACGCTTTATCTGGTGGGATTTGAAATGCCAGATATGACTTATATTCAGAATGCTAACAGCTGTTCCATGTGCAAACGTATGATTATTAATGCGGGAATCGAAAGTGTAGTTATTAGAGATAGCAAAGAAGATTATCGAATTATTGAAGTTAATGATTGGATCGAAAATGATGAATCTTTGGATGGTGTAAGAGGGTATTAG
- a CDS encoding redoxin domain-containing protein, which produces MKKLITILMAALIATSITGCAKKQTAQDEDICPGKLLGEEGAPMAMAEGFDQTVDMTFHTKDTNGTPVTNEIFSGTERGVWLVFWQTDNDKSLTELTRLNDMLPIAKENGYKIVGIVMDGEENSDKAKEMTTNLGFTNIIWNDEVASRYNGISNFFSKEFYENNKELYSQFIVMPNLGDPVSGLANSRGQLQSSCTMIPMSNEKIEEQWKNNNSNATFEELQEEAFGK; this is translated from the coding sequence ATGAAAAAATTAATCACAATATTAATGGCTGCGCTAATCGCAACTTCTATCACTGGTTGTGCAAAAAAGCAGACGGCGCAGGACGAGGACATTTGCCCTGGCAAGCTCCTTGGAGAGGAAGGCGCACCCATGGCTATGGCGGAAGGCTTTGACCAAACGGTGGATATGACCTTTCACACCAAAGATACCAATGGTACACCTGTCACTAATGAGATTTTTTCTGGAACAGAGCGTGGCGTATGGCTTGTATTCTGGCAAACAGATAACGATAAGAGTCTCACAGAGCTTACCCGGTTAAATGATATGCTCCCTATTGCTAAGGAAAATGGCTATAAAATCGTAGGTATCGTCATGGATGGAGAAGAGAACTCCGACAAAGCCAAGGAGATGACTACGAACTTAGGCTTTACCAACATTATTTGGAATGATGAAGTCGCATCTCGATACAATGGTATTTCCAATTTCTTTTCAAAGGAGTTTTACGAAAACAATAAGGAACTTTACTCTCAATTTATTGTAATGCCAAACTTAGGCGATCCTGTTTCTGGACTGGCAAACAGCAGAGGACAGCTTCAATCGTCCTGCACAATGATTCCCATGAGTAATGAAAAAATTGAAGAGCAATGGAAAAATAACAATAGCAATGCAACCTTTGAAGAGTTGCAGGAGGAAGCTTTCGGTAAGTAA
- a CDS encoding serine hydrolase domain-containing protein, which produces MNMTNNKKLIPEKAVKSFLKQIQGDRVNLHGFLMMLEDEVIYEGYWEPFHAESMHRMYSVGKSFTSIAIGLLEEEGKLKLTDTICPYFEDKLPKEGVHPWIKETTIRDMLCMTTAHHTTTYKRFPEDDWVKSFFHVEPTHKPGTIFSYDTSSTHVLSALVERLTGMELLDYLRVKFLDRIGFSKDAKILKDPMGVSQGGSGLICTLRDLSLVANVCLHMGEYRGEQLLPREYLMEATKKQVDTVLQPYLDEQFGYGYQIWKTRHNGFCFYGMGGQLAVCFPEHNFVFATTADTQGSPNGLKNIYDAFYQQVYPYLEGVTLDDSEETLSDIINHLRVPIASSIFEPYIEGKKIMAQSYRMQPNQMGLEELTVTIDGEVGHFDYKMKQKSHRLTFHLKEAYHQNFPDTQFECMCSGVWLTEDVLYIKTNIIEEYFASMNMLLVFREDTVTICMKKAAETILQDYEGFATGTRTYGGQA; this is translated from the coding sequence ATGAATATGACAAATAACAAAAAATTAATACCAGAAAAAGCAGTGAAGTCATTTCTTAAACAAATACAGGGTGACCGAGTGAATCTGCATGGTTTTCTTATGATGTTAGAGGATGAAGTTATTTATGAGGGCTACTGGGAGCCATTTCACGCAGAATCGATGCATCGTATGTATTCTGTTGGAAAAAGTTTTACTTCAATTGCAATTGGCCTGCTTGAGGAAGAAGGGAAACTGAAACTTACAGATACAATCTGCCCTTATTTTGAAGATAAGTTACCGAAAGAGGGAGTACATCCATGGATTAAAGAAACCACAATTCGTGATATGCTTTGTATGACAACAGCTCACCATACAACGACATATAAGAGATTTCCAGAGGATGACTGGGTAAAATCATTTTTTCATGTTGAGCCTACTCATAAACCAGGTACCATTTTTTCTTACGATACCTCTTCAACACATGTTCTATCCGCTTTGGTAGAAAGACTAACAGGAATGGAGTTACTTGATTATCTAAGAGTAAAATTTCTAGATCGTATAGGATTTTCCAAAGATGCTAAGATTCTAAAAGATCCTATGGGGGTTTCTCAAGGTGGTTCTGGACTGATTTGTACACTAAGAGACTTAAGTTTAGTAGCCAATGTATGTCTTCATATGGGAGAGTATAGGGGAGAGCAGCTATTACCAAGAGAATACCTGATGGAGGCAACAAAAAAGCAGGTAGACACAGTACTACAACCATATCTTGATGAACAATTTGGCTATGGATATCAAATATGGAAAACAAGACATAATGGATTTTGTTTCTACGGAATGGGCGGGCAGCTTGCGGTGTGCTTTCCAGAGCATAATTTTGTATTTGCAACCACAGCGGATACACAAGGCTCACCTAATGGACTTAAAAATATATATGATGCGTTTTATCAGCAAGTATATCCGTATTTAGAAGGTGTTACCTTAGATGATTCGGAAGAAACTCTTTCCGATATAATAAATCATCTAAGAGTCCCTATAGCTTCTTCTATTTTTGAACCATACATAGAAGGAAAGAAAATAATGGCACAAAGTTATAGGATGCAGCCAAATCAGATGGGATTAGAGGAATTAACTGTTACTATAGATGGGGAAGTTGGACATTTTGATTACAAAATGAAACAAAAATCACATCGATTAACCTTCCATCTAAAGGAAGCATACCATCAAAACTTCCCTGATACACAGTTTGAGTGCATGTGTTCTGGGGTATGGCTTACAGAAGATGTACTTTATATTAAGACGAATATTATAGAGGAATATTTCGCTTCTATGAATATGCTGCTAGTATTCCGAGAGGATACGGTAACTATTTGTATGAAGAAGGCAGCAGAGACGATTTTACAAGATTATGAGGGTTTTGCTACTGGAACGAGAACATATGGAGGTCAGGCATAG